One segment of Alnus glutinosa chromosome 2, dhAlnGlut1.1, whole genome shotgun sequence DNA contains the following:
- the LOC133861390 gene encoding receptor-like protein EIX2, translating to MATVMDRKTSFAVVLVHCYLSFATIICMFTYVRGNPNVLCGEREREALLTFKQGIIDRSNQLSSWIGHECCVWKGIGCDNITGHVIHLNLRNPYDEVTAPEAFSQSQLGGVISDSLLELKHLRHLDLSENHFADSHIPSFFGYLGNLRYLNLSCAGFVGTIPHQLANLSNLHFLGIKGFLHVDNLEWLSHLSLLEVLDMSFVNLSKASNWLQVMNLLPSLSQLLLSSCELDKYDPIPSVNFSSLSVLDLSVNYNLSSTILNLLCNISSLERLNLAYINIQGVLPSAIGSLSQLIYLDLSNNGLEGKLPRSLGNLCNLQHLDLSHNKLGGGVYELLGNSSACTVKNMEFLDLSWNRLLDTFPDQLGKNKKLSLLFLDSNMLFGPIPVSIENLSSLRILSVSHNKLNGTIPVSLGHLSNLEELYISDNFLESFVSDVHFSNLTNLKTLEASSNLLTLQVSFNWVPPFQLQILEMESWTLGSRFPAWLQSQKDLQVLNLSNTSISGVIPSWFWSLCSQFLVLDLSHNQIRGSIPSLSCGGSIFLGSNNFFGPLPHISSSIQGLDLSNNSFRGSLSPFVCEQNDIMRDLQFLDLSKNLLSGEVPDCWMNYSQLIVLNLGSNNLTGNIPSSLGSLSMLEFLTLNKNNLSGHLPLSLQNCKFLKIVDLRENHLSGSLSIWSGNSSAYLRVLVLRSNKFYGSIPHEFCHLKSLQIMDLAQNKFTGPIPRCFGNLSTMVGNPDIIDEGNFPLIEARYGEPVLLVTKGIEYEYRETLALVTSMDLSSNNLIGEIPDELTSLYALRFLNLSNNQLHGKIPEKINAMKLLESLDVSMNQLTGAIPQSMASLTFLSHLNLSYNNFSGRIPSSTQLQSFSALCFIGNDHDLCGPPLTSSCVGDGPSLDTTPNADDEGREDSGWIDLKWFYMSMPFGFVVGFWGVFGPLAFNKAWRWAFFKFLDDMKNKFFNSV from the coding sequence ATGGCAACGGTTATGGACAGGAAGACCAGTTTTGCGGTGGTCCTTGTGCATTGCTATCTTTCCTTCGCTACTATCATATGCATGTTTACATATGTTCGTGGAAATCCAAATGTGCTTTgcggagaaagagaaagagaagcccTCCTCACCTTCAAACAAGGTATCATAGACCGTTCGAACCAGCTCTCATCTTGGATTGGCCACGAGTGTTGTGTGTGGAAAGGAATTGGTTGTGACAACATAACTGGGCATGTCATCCATCTAAATCTTAGAAATCCATATGATGAAGTTACAGCACCTGAAGCTTTTAGCCAGTCACAATTGGGTGGGGTGATAAGTGATTCTCTCTTGGAATTAAAGCATCTTCGCCATCTGGACCTAAGTGAGAATCATTTTGCAGATTCCCATATTCCAAGCTTCTTTGGTTACCTTGGGAATTTAAGATATCTAAATTTATCTTGTGCGGGTTTCGTGGGTACAATTCCTCATCAGCTGGCAAATCTCTCCAACTTGCATTTTCTTGGCATTAAAGGTTTCCTCCACGTTGATAACCTTGAATGGTTATCTCATCTTTCTTTGTTGGAAGTCCTCGACATGAGTTTCGTCAATCTCAGTAAAGCATCTAACTGGTTACAGGTGATGAACTTGCTCCCTTCTCTATCACAATTACTCTTGTCTAGTTGTGAACTTGATAAGTATGATCCTATTCCTTCTGTTAATTTTTCATCTCTCTCTGTGCTTGATCTTTCAGTCAATTACAACCTCTCTTCCACAATACTTAACTTGTTATGCAATATAAGTTCTCTTGAAAGACTTAATCTTGCATATATTAACATTCAAGGTGTACTTCCTAGTGCCATTGGATCCCTTTCCCAACTGATATATCTTGACCTGTCAAACAATGGCCTTGAAGGAAAATTGCCAAGATCCTTGGGAAATTTGTGTAATCTGCAACATTTGGATTTATCTCACAACAAACTTGGGGGAGGTGTGTATGAACTCTTGGGAAATTCTTCTGCATGCACAGTAAAAAATATGGAGTTTTTAGATTTGTCTTGGAATCGACTTTTAGATACTTTCCCTGATCAATTGGGAAAGAATAAAAAActgtctcttctttttcttgactCCAACATGCTTTTTGGTCCGATTCCCGTGTCTATAGAAAATCTATCTTCATTGAGGATACTTTCTGTCTCTCACAATAAATTAAATGGAACAATTCCTGTAAGTCTTGGACATCTTTCAAATCTTGAAGAGTTATACATCTCTGACAATTTTTTGGAGAGTTTTGTTTCTGACGTGCATTTTTCCAACctaacaaatttgaaaacactTGAAGCCTCTTCAAACTTGTTGACTTTGCAAGTAAGTTTTAATTGGGTTCCTCCTTTTCAACTTCAAATTTTAGAGATGGAATCATGGACACTAGGGTCACGATTTCCTGCATGGCTTCAATCACAAAAAGatcttcaagttttaaatttgtcTAATACAAGCATTTCAGGTGTTATCCCTTCTTGGTTTTGGAGCCTCTGTTCCCAATTTCTTGTTCTGGATCTTTCTCATAACCAAATTCGTGGCAGTATTCCAAGTTTATCTTGTGGAGGATCAATCTTTCTTGGTTCAAACAACTTCTTTGGCCCTCTCCCCCATATCTCTTCTAGCATTCAGGGTTTAGATCTTTCCAATAACTCATTTCGTGGATCTCTTTCTCCCTTCGTTTGTGAACAGAATGATATAATGAGAGATCTGCAGTTTCTTGATCTTTCAAAAAATCTTTTGTCCGGAGAAGTTCCTGATTGTTGGATGAACTATTCTCAATTAATAGTGCTAAACTTGGGGAGCAATAATCTAACAGGAAATATACCGAGTTCCTTAGGTTCTCTCTCTATGCTTGAGTTTCTAACCTTGAACAAAAACAATCTGTCTGGACATTTACCATTGTCCCTGCAAAATTGCAAATTCCTAAAGATTGTAGATCTAAGAGAGAATCATTTGTCTGGTAGCTTATCCATTTGGTCGGGAAATAGTTCAGCCTATCTGAGGGTTCTCGTGCTTCGCTCAAACAAGTTTTATGGCAGTATTCCTCATGAGTTCTGTCACCTTAAATCGCTTCAAATCATGGATCTGGCACAAAACAAATTCACAGGACCCATTCCGCGATGCTTTGGTAATTTGAGCACCATGGTGGGAAACCCTGATATTATCGATGAGGGCAATTTTCCCTTAATAGAGGCACGATATGGAGAACCAGTATTGTTGGTAACAAAGGGAATAGAGTATGAGTATAGAGAGACACTTGCTCTCGTCACAAGCATGGACCTCTCGAGCAACAATTTGATCGGAGAAATCCCGGATGAACTTACAAGTCTTTACGCCCTACGATTTTTGAACTTGTCCAATAATCAACTTCATGGAAAGATTCCTGAGAAGATCAATGCCATGAAATTATTGGAGTCTCTTGATGTCTCGATGAATCAACTCACAGGTGCAATACCTCAAAGCATGGCAAGTTTAACATTCTTGAGTCATCTAAACTTATCATACAACAACTTCTCTGGTAGAATTCCCTCCAGCACACAGCTTCAGAGCTTTAGTGCACTCTGTTTCATTGGGAACGACCATGATCTTTGTGGACCTCCACTTACTTCTAGCTGCGTTGGAGATGGCCCATCCCTTGACACAACACCAAATGCTGACGATGAAGGCAGAGAGGACAGTGGCTGGATCGACTTGAAGTGGTTTTATATGAGCATGCCATTTGGATTTGTAGTGGGGTTTTGGGGTGTATTTGGTCCATTAGCATTCAACAAGGCTTGGAGATGGGCtttctttaagtttttggaTGACATGAAGAATAAATTCTTCAACAGTGTTTGA